A stretch of the Archangium violaceum genome encodes the following:
- a CDS encoding J domain-containing protein, translated as MASVAPSVAPLVPPVAPMVPAIAPAGTPVRPPSGAAPVVPPPPPPAAVQPPPPPHPSTGKDLDPTQLAELWERCSKLDQQDYFEVLMVERTAAPADIKKAFYRESRTYHPDRFFHLSNKELKDRVNELYKRVTEAYYVLRDDAKRRQYTANISGPERAQKLRFTETSEAETRAASKRQVEEQIGTHPKGRQFYQTGAADADAGRWSAAERNLKMALTYEPANTRYKEKLAEVQKVLHEEARKQGDAFKIR; from the coding sequence GTGGCGTCCGTGGCTCCGTCCGTCGCGCCGCTCGTGCCCCCGGTGGCGCCCATGGTGCCCGCCATCGCCCCCGCGGGGACACCGGTGCGCCCTCCGTCCGGAGCCGCCCCCGTCGTCCCGCCTCCGCCGCCCCCCGCCGCGGTCCAACCTCCGCCCCCGCCGCATCCCTCGACCGGGAAGGACCTGGACCCGACCCAGCTCGCCGAGCTGTGGGAGCGCTGCTCGAAGCTCGACCAGCAGGACTACTTCGAGGTCCTCATGGTGGAGCGGACGGCGGCGCCCGCGGACATCAAGAAGGCCTTCTACCGGGAGAGCCGCACCTACCACCCGGACCGCTTCTTCCACCTGTCGAACAAGGAACTCAAGGACCGGGTCAACGAGCTCTACAAGCGCGTCACCGAGGCCTACTACGTGCTGAGGGACGACGCGAAGCGCCGGCAGTACACGGCGAACATCTCGGGACCCGAGCGGGCCCAGAAGCTGCGCTTCACCGAGACCTCCGAGGCCGAGACGCGCGCCGCCTCCAAGCGTCAGGTGGAGGAGCAGATCGGCACGCACCCCAAGGGGCGCCAGTTCTACCAGACGGGCGCGGCGGACGCCGACGCGGGCCGTTGGTCCGCGGCCGAGCGCAACCTGAAGATGGCGCTCACCTATGAGCCGGCGAACACCCGCTACAAGGAGAAGCTCGCCGAGGTCCAGAAGGTGCTACACGAAGAGGCACGCAAGCAGGGCGACGCCTTCAAGATCCGCTGA
- a CDS encoding CvpA family protein encodes MTIDLIILGLVLLFAVVGAISGGAKQIANMVALAVAWFVSRKLGTYVGPRMADALGGVPLLIGTLAGSLLVFIVVLVAVRYALTALLQRLLWSKDPDKRTLDGFIGFVLGGAKVVAITYVMLSALVFAEQYIVVAGKRMGLSPRDSVSFGLARRYNLFEMTQFSAVKDMITVGQVATDPERARRLAGNPAFKSLKQDPRFQKALADKQLREAMERGDTQAVLRSDLILQLLRDPQFVARLGAAARASERK; translated from the coding sequence GTGACCATCGACCTGATCATCCTGGGACTGGTGCTGCTCTTCGCCGTGGTGGGCGCCATCTCCGGAGGGGCGAAGCAGATCGCCAACATGGTGGCGCTCGCGGTGGCGTGGTTCGTCTCGCGCAAGCTGGGCACGTACGTGGGGCCAAGGATGGCGGACGCGCTCGGCGGCGTGCCCCTGCTCATCGGCACGCTCGCCGGCTCGCTGCTCGTCTTCATCGTCGTGCTGGTGGCCGTGCGCTACGCGCTCACCGCCCTGCTCCAGCGGCTCCTGTGGAGCAAGGATCCGGACAAGCGGACGCTGGATGGCTTCATCGGCTTCGTGCTTGGCGGGGCGAAGGTGGTGGCCATCACCTACGTCATGCTCAGCGCGCTCGTCTTCGCCGAGCAATACATCGTGGTGGCGGGCAAGCGCATGGGCCTGTCGCCCAGGGACTCGGTGTCCTTCGGACTGGCGCGCCGCTACAACCTCTTCGAGATGACGCAATTCTCCGCCGTGAAGGACATGATCACGGTGGGACAGGTGGCGACCGACCCCGAGCGGGCCCGGCGCCTGGCGGGCAACCCGGCCTTCAAGTCGCTCAAGCAGGACCCCCGTTTCCAGAAGGCCCTGGCGGACAAGCAGCTCCGCGAGGCGATGGAGCGAGGCGACACGCAGGCGGTGCTGCGCAGCGACCTCATCCTCCAGCTCCTGCGGGATCCGCAGTTCGTGGCCCGACTCGGGGCCGCGGCACGGGCCTCCGAGCGCAAGTGA
- the clpX gene encoding ATP-dependent Clp protease ATP-binding subunit ClpX, translating into MESSARRDSPLMTPREIYERLDRFVIGQEAAKRAVAIAAHNHLKRIQARRMRRTSLLKKSNILLIGPTGSGKTHIARNLAEILSVPFTTVDATEYTEAGYYGKDVEVMVADLLFKANHSVEDTQRGIIFIDEVDKIARRSQSARNGAGSRDIGGEGVQQALLKLLEGREVFVPMNVTQAWNRGDFVPIDTRDILFICAGTFSDLHEYGGSVESRAMGFGAQEPQKVRKRITTKQLVEYGMLAEFLGRLPVVVQLELLGEPELLRVLTEPQDSIIREYRELLGLDGIELDVTEDALREVVRFSIEKGLGARGLRSILEHVMSDVMFEAPEHRRHQFTVDQGFVRSRLAGLESHVGLGA; encoded by the coding sequence ATGGAGTCGTCCGCACGCAGGGACTCGCCGTTGATGACCCCAAGGGAAATCTACGAGCGGTTGGACAGATTCGTCATCGGCCAGGAGGCGGCCAAGCGGGCCGTGGCCATCGCCGCCCACAACCACCTGAAGCGGATTCAAGCGCGCCGCATGCGGCGCACCTCGCTACTCAAGAAGTCCAACATCCTGCTCATCGGGCCCACCGGAAGCGGGAAGACCCATATCGCCCGCAACCTGGCGGAGATCCTCTCCGTCCCGTTCACCACCGTGGACGCCACCGAGTACACGGAGGCCGGCTACTACGGGAAGGACGTGGAGGTGATGGTGGCGGACCTGCTCTTCAAGGCCAACCACTCGGTGGAGGACACCCAGCGGGGCATCATCTTCATCGACGAGGTGGACAAGATCGCCCGGCGCTCGCAGAGCGCGCGCAACGGCGCGGGGAGCCGGGACATCGGGGGCGAGGGGGTTCAGCAGGCGCTCCTCAAGCTGCTCGAGGGCCGCGAGGTCTTCGTCCCCATGAATGTCACGCAGGCGTGGAATCGCGGTGACTTCGTGCCCATCGACACCCGGGACATCCTGTTCATCTGCGCGGGCACGTTCTCGGACCTGCACGAGTACGGCGGTAGCGTCGAATCACGAGCCATGGGGTTCGGGGCTCAGGAGCCCCAGAAGGTCCGCAAGCGCATCACCACCAAGCAGTTGGTGGAGTACGGGATGCTCGCCGAGTTCCTCGGCCGTCTGCCGGTGGTGGTGCAGTTGGAGCTTCTCGGCGAGCCGGAGCTGCTGCGCGTGCTCACCGAGCCCCAGGACTCCATCATCCGCGAGTACCGGGAGCTGCTGGGGCTGGACGGCATCGAGCTGGATGTCACCGAGGACGCCCTGCGCGAGGTGGTCCGCTTCTCCATCGAGAAGGGTCTGGGCGCTCGCGGTCTGCGCTCCATCCTCGAGCACGTGATGTCGGACGTGATGTTCGAGGCGCCCGAGCACCGCCGCCATCAGTTCACCGTGGACCAGGGCTTCGTCCGCTCCCGCCTGGCGGGGCTGGAGTCCCACGTCGGGTTGGGGGCCTGA